The following are encoded in a window of Phaseolus vulgaris cultivar G19833 chromosome 3, P. vulgaris v2.0, whole genome shotgun sequence genomic DNA:
- the LOC137807219 gene encoding nucleosome assembly protein 1;3, whose product MSNDKDTFNVADLSSVLNEENRADLVNALKSKIQSLAGQHSDILESLSPIVRKRVEVLREIQGQHDELEAKFFEERAALEAKYQKMYQPLYTKRYDIVNGVTEVEEAAVNEKTPDSGEDEEKGVPAFWLTAMKNNEVLAEEISERDEGALKFLKDIKWSRIENPKGFKLEFFFDTNPYFTNTVLTKTYHMIDEDEPILEKAIGTEIQWHSGKCLTQKILKKKPKKGSKNAKPITKTESCESFFNFFNPPQVPEDDEDIDEEAAEELQNQMEQDYDIGSTIRDKIIPHAVSWFTGEAIQGDEFGELEEDEDDEDVEEDDDEEDDEDDDDDEEDEEENKIKKRSSAPKKSGRAQLGEGQQGERPPECKQQ is encoded by the exons ATGAGTAACGACAAGGACACCTTCAACGTCGCCGATCTCTCCTCCG TACTCAACGAGGAAAATAGAGCGGACCTAGTCAATGCTCTTAAG AGCAAGATACAGAGTTTGGCCGGGCAACACTCCGATATTCTTGAGTCGTTGTCACCTATTGTCAGGAAGCGTGTTGAGGTTCTTAGAGAGATCCAG GGCCAACACGATGAATTAGAGGCTAAATTTTTTGAGGAGAGAGCAGCACTCGAAGCCAAATACCAAAAAATGTATCAACCACTGTACACGAAG CGGTATGACATAGTAAATGGTGTTACCGAAGTCGAAGAAGCGGCAGTGAACGAAAAAACACCCGATAGTGGGGAGGATGAAG AGAAGGGAGTGCCTGCGTTTTGGCTTACTGCAATGAAAAACAATGAAGTGTTAGCCGAGGAG ATTTCAGAGCGTGATGAAGGTGCTCTCAAGTTTCTCAAAGATATCAAGTGGAGCAGGATAGAAAATCCTAAAGGATTCAAGCTTGAGTTTTTCTTTGATACCAATCCTTATTTTACTAATACTGTCTTGACTAAAACATATCATATGATTGATGAGGATGAACCAATTTTGGAGAAAGCAATTGG GACTGAAATTCAATGGCACTCAGGAAAATGCCTGACACAGAAGATTCTTAAGAAAAAGCCCAAGAAGGGTTCAAAGAATGCTAAACCAATTACCAAAACTGAAAGTTGTGAAAgtttcttcaatttcttcaaTCCACCACAAGTTCCTGAAGATGATGAAGACATTGATGAAGAAGCG GCTGAGGAGCTCCAGAATCAGATGGAACAAGACTATGACATTGG GTCAACAATAAGAGACAAGATTATTCCCCATGCTGTGTCCTGGTTTACTGGAGAGGCCATCCAGGGGGATGAATTTGGAGAACTAGAGGAAGATGAGGACGATGAAGATGTTGAAGAAGACGATGATGAAGAGGATGACGAAGATGATGACGATGAcgaagaggatgaggaagagaaCAAGATTAAAAAGAGG TCATCAGCACCCAAG AAGAGTGGAAGAGCACAGCTTGGTGAAGGTCAGCAGGGTGAGCGACCTCCAGAGTGCAAGCAGCAGTAG